TTTAGCAACTCTATTATTTGTTCCTTTTTTAGGATTTTCTCAAGAAAATGAAGTAGAAGGAATAAAAGAAACAAAAGGAATAGTTCTTATAAACGAAGATAAGAATGAATTTATTATACCGAGTGATGATATAGTTCAAACTGGAGTAAAAGGGGCTGCTGTAGGCGGTTATGTTGGAGCAAAAGCTGGAGCAGTAATTGGTGCTGCAGTTGGTGGACCAATAGGAGCTGAAGTCGGAAGTTTCGTCGGGGGTGCAGTAGGAGGATATA
The genomic region above belongs to Streptobacillus moniliformis DSM 12112 and contains:
- a CDS encoding glycine zipper domain-containing protein is translated as MKKKLILATLLFVPFLGFSQENEVEGIKETKGIVLINEDKNEFIIPSDDIVQTGVKGAAVGGYVGAKAGAVIGAAVGGPIGAEVGSFVGGAVGGYIGDKLGDKISDKLEENNKNN